Proteins encoded in a region of the Diospyros lotus cultivar Yz01 chromosome 9, ASM1463336v1, whole genome shotgun sequence genome:
- the LOC127809579 gene encoding plastidic glucose transporter 4-like isoform X2 produces the protein MQASTFSVKASLGSDVLNRRVLLGFGRLSKRGSALKNLRLTERPSCFGSRLGSAAMEAELVPLRTGVDRAFTSSAAARSVRAQAADGYIDDVVPAQIEEKASGTVLPYVGVACLGAILFGYHLGVVNGALEYLSKDLGIAENTALQGWIVSTLLAGATVGSFTGGALADKFGRTKTFLVDAIPLAVGAFLCATAQSVQTMIIGRLLAGIGIGISSAVVPLYISEISPTEIRGTLGSVNQLFICIGILGALVAGLPLAGNPLWWRSMFGIAIIPSVLLALGMAFSPESPRWLFQQGKISQAEGSIKKLFGKERVAKVMNDLSTASQGFSEPEAGWFELFSSRYWRGTTIASSLMDKQGRKSLLITSFAGMAASMLLLSLSLTWKVLAPYSGTLAVLGTVLYVLSFSLGAGPVPALLLPEIFASRIRAKAVALSLGMHWISNFIIGLYFLSFVNKFGISSVYLGFSMICVLAVLYIAANVVETKGRSLEEIERALNPAI, from the exons ATGCAAGCTTCAACGTTTTCAGTCAAAGCGAGCCTGGGTTCGGACGTCCTGAACCGTAGGGTTTTACTAGGTTTTGGCCGATTGAGTAAGAGAGGTTCGGCTTTGAAAAATCTGCGCCTGACAGAGCGGCCTTCTTGCTTCGGATCGCGACTTGGCTCCGCCGCCATGGAGGCCGAGCTTGTCCCTCTCCGAACCGGTGTTGATAGAGCGTTTACGTCCTCGGCCGCGGCCAGATCAGTCAGGGCTCAAGCTGCTG ATGGATATATTGATGATGTTGTTCCCGCTCAAATTGAAGAGAAAGCTTCTGGAACTGTTTTGCCTTATGTTGGAGTTGCTTGCCTGGGTGCCATTTTGTTTGGATATCATCTAGG GGTGGTGAATGGTGCTCTTGAGTACCTCTCCAAGGATCTTGGTATTGCTGAAAACACTGCCCTACAAG GATGGATTGTAAGTACACTTCTTGCTGGTGCAACTGTTGGTTCATTTACTGGGGGTGCTTTGGCTGACAAGTTTGGCCGAACAAAAACTTTTCTAGTGGATGCAATCCCTCTTGCTGTAGGGGCATTTCTCTG TGCCACAGCTCAGAGTGTCCAGACAATGATAATTGGCCGTTTACTTGCTGGGATTGGAATTGGCATCTCATCTGCTGTTGTGCCACTTTATATATCTGAG ATCTCTCCAACTGAAATTCGTGGGACACTTGGATCAGTTAACCAACTTTTTATCTGCATTGGGATTCTTGGAGCACTTGTGGCTGGGTTGCCTTTAGCTGGAAACCCTTTATG GTGGAGATCAATGTTTGGTATTGCAATTATCCCCTCTGTTCTATTGGCACTGGGAATGGCATTTTCTCCAGAAAGCCCTAGGTGGCTTTTCCAG CAAGGAAAAATTTCTCAAGCTGAAGGGTCTATAAAGAAATTATTTGGGAAAGAGAGAGTTGCCAAGGTTATGAATGACTTGAGTACAGCTAGTCAAGGTTTTTCTGAACCAGAAGCTGGGTGGTTTGAACTTTTTAGTAGCCGCTACTGGAGAG GTACAACGATAGCATCTTCTTTGATGGACAAGCAAGGAAGGAAAAGTCTTTTAATAACGAGCTTTGCTGGAATG GCTGCTTCAATGCTATTGCTTTCCTTGTCACTTACTTGGAAGGTTCTGGCGCCATATTCTGGTACCCTTGCTGTTCTGGGAACTGTACT TTATGTTTTGTCCTTTTCACTTGGTGCTGGTCCTGTGCCGGCTCTTCTACTTCCAGAGATATTTGCCTCCAGAATTAGGGCAAAAGCAGTTGCTTTGTCATTGGGGATGCATTGG ATATCCAACTTCATCATCGGGCTGTATTTCTTGAGTTTTGTTAATAAGTTTGGGATCAGCTCGGTTTATTTGGGATTCTCGATGATCTGTGTTCTAGCTGTCTTGTACATAGCTGCTAATGTCGTGGAAACGAAGGGGCGGTCACTGGAAGAGATAGAGCGTGCTCTAAACCCTGCAATTTGA
- the LOC127809484 gene encoding 40S ribosomal protein S7, with translation MYTSRKKIHKDKDAEPTEFEETVAQALFDLENTNQELKSDLKDLYINSATQLDVSGNRKAVVIHVPYRLRKAFRKIHLRLVRELEKKFSGKDVVLIATRRIVRPPKKGSAVQRPRSRTLTAVHDAILEDVVFPAEIVGKRIRYRIDGSKIMKIFLDTKARNDTEYKLETFAGVYRKLSGKDVVFEYPITEA, from the exons ATGTACACTTCAAGGAAGAAGATCCACAAAGATAAGGATGCTGAACCCACTGAATTTGAGGAAACAGTTGCACAG GCCCTATTTGATTTGGAAAATACAAACCAGGAGCTTAAAAGTGATTTGAAGGACCTTTACATTAATTCAGCAAC TCAACTTGATGTCTCTGGAAATCGCAAAGCTGTTGTCATCCATGTCCCTTACAGACTGAGGAAGGCTTTCCGGAAAATTCATCTTAGGCTAGTCAGGGAGCTTGAGAAAAAATTCAGTGGAAAG GACGTTGTTCTCATTGCCACACGAAGAATAGTGCGGCCACCAAAGAAAGGTTCTGCTGTTCAGAGACCTCGCTCCCGCACTCTTACAGCTGTGCATGATGCGATACTTGAGGATGTTGTATTTCCTGCTGAAATTGTTGGAAAGCGCATCAGATACAGAATTGATGGGTCAAAGATAATGAAG ATATTCTTGGATACCAAGGCTCGCAATGACACCGAGTACAAGCTTGAGACGTTTGCTGGAGTTTACCGCAAGCTTTCTGGGAAAGATGTTGTCTTTGAATACCCAATTACAGAGGCTTAA
- the LOC127809579 gene encoding plastidic glucose transporter 4-like isoform X1, translating to MQASTFSVKASLGSDVLNRRVLLGFGRLSKRGSALKNLRLTERPSCFGSRLGSAAMEAELVPLRTGVDRAFTSSAAARSVRAQAADGYIDDVVPAQIEEKASGTVLPYVGVACLGAILFGYHLGVVNGALEYLSKDLGIAENTALQGWIVSTLLAGATVGSFTGGALADKFGRTKTFLVDAIPLAVGAFLCATAQSVQTMIIGRLLAGIGIGISSAVVPLYISEISPTEIRGTLGSVNQLFICIGILGALVAGLPLAGNPLWWRSMFGIAIIPSVLLALGMAFSPESPRWLFQQGKISQAEGSIKKLFGKERVAKVMNDLSTASQGFSEPEAGWFELFSSRYWRVVSVGAALFLFQQLAGINAVVYYSTSVFRSVGIASNVAASALVGASNVFGTTIASSLMDKQGRKSLLITSFAGMAASMLLLSLSLTWKVLAPYSGTLAVLGTVLYVLSFSLGAGPVPALLLPEIFASRIRAKAVALSLGMHWISNFIIGLYFLSFVNKFGISSVYLGFSMICVLAVLYIAANVVETKGRSLEEIERALNPAI from the exons ATGCAAGCTTCAACGTTTTCAGTCAAAGCGAGCCTGGGTTCGGACGTCCTGAACCGTAGGGTTTTACTAGGTTTTGGCCGATTGAGTAAGAGAGGTTCGGCTTTGAAAAATCTGCGCCTGACAGAGCGGCCTTCTTGCTTCGGATCGCGACTTGGCTCCGCCGCCATGGAGGCCGAGCTTGTCCCTCTCCGAACCGGTGTTGATAGAGCGTTTACGTCCTCGGCCGCGGCCAGATCAGTCAGGGCTCAAGCTGCTG ATGGATATATTGATGATGTTGTTCCCGCTCAAATTGAAGAGAAAGCTTCTGGAACTGTTTTGCCTTATGTTGGAGTTGCTTGCCTGGGTGCCATTTTGTTTGGATATCATCTAGG GGTGGTGAATGGTGCTCTTGAGTACCTCTCCAAGGATCTTGGTATTGCTGAAAACACTGCCCTACAAG GATGGATTGTAAGTACACTTCTTGCTGGTGCAACTGTTGGTTCATTTACTGGGGGTGCTTTGGCTGACAAGTTTGGCCGAACAAAAACTTTTCTAGTGGATGCAATCCCTCTTGCTGTAGGGGCATTTCTCTG TGCCACAGCTCAGAGTGTCCAGACAATGATAATTGGCCGTTTACTTGCTGGGATTGGAATTGGCATCTCATCTGCTGTTGTGCCACTTTATATATCTGAG ATCTCTCCAACTGAAATTCGTGGGACACTTGGATCAGTTAACCAACTTTTTATCTGCATTGGGATTCTTGGAGCACTTGTGGCTGGGTTGCCTTTAGCTGGAAACCCTTTATG GTGGAGATCAATGTTTGGTATTGCAATTATCCCCTCTGTTCTATTGGCACTGGGAATGGCATTTTCTCCAGAAAGCCCTAGGTGGCTTTTCCAG CAAGGAAAAATTTCTCAAGCTGAAGGGTCTATAAAGAAATTATTTGGGAAAGAGAGAGTTGCCAAGGTTATGAATGACTTGAGTACAGCTAGTCAAGGTTTTTCTGAACCAGAAGCTGGGTGGTTTGAACTTTTTAGTAGCCGCTACTGGAGAG TTGTTAGTGTGGGTGCAGCACTTTTCTTGTTCCAACAGTTGGCTGGAATAAATGCTGTTGTATATTATTCCACGTCTGTATTTCGCAGTGTTGGAATTGCATCTAATGTTGCAGCCAGTGCTCTTGTTGGGGCATCAAATGTTTTtg GTACAACGATAGCATCTTCTTTGATGGACAAGCAAGGAAGGAAAAGTCTTTTAATAACGAGCTTTGCTGGAATG GCTGCTTCAATGCTATTGCTTTCCTTGTCACTTACTTGGAAGGTTCTGGCGCCATATTCTGGTACCCTTGCTGTTCTGGGAACTGTACT TTATGTTTTGTCCTTTTCACTTGGTGCTGGTCCTGTGCCGGCTCTTCTACTTCCAGAGATATTTGCCTCCAGAATTAGGGCAAAAGCAGTTGCTTTGTCATTGGGGATGCATTGG ATATCCAACTTCATCATCGGGCTGTATTTCTTGAGTTTTGTTAATAAGTTTGGGATCAGCTCGGTTTATTTGGGATTCTCGATGATCTGTGTTCTAGCTGTCTTGTACATAGCTGCTAATGTCGTGGAAACGAAGGGGCGGTCACTGGAAGAGATAGAGCGTGCTCTAAACCCTGCAATTTGA
- the LOC127810576 gene encoding mannose-6-phosphate isomerase 1-like, with amino-acid sequence MAINGSAAAAEDRGGVRRLRCSVKNYDWGLLGGESRVARLFSLNSGLGVDDEKPYAEFWMGTHDSGPSFVVEGGESGESTGNLSLKEWIAKNPHVLGDEVVREWGTDLPFLFKVLSVAKALSIQAHPDKELAAVLHKRRPDAFKDANHKPEMALALTEFEALCGFVSLEELKDVFQNVPEIAEVVGTAYSEKVLAVNKQDGEENVVEALKSIFTELMSASKDMISKALSKLKNRLTVASEGRQLTDKEQLVLRLEKQYPGDVGVLAAFLFNHVTLKPGEALYVGANELHAYLCGECIECMATSDNVVRAGLTPKERDVEVLCSMLTYKQGFPEIVQGVALNPHTRRYLPPFNEFEVDWCVLPEGASAVFRPAPGPSIFVVVEGDGRMHAKSFEDDVVREGDVLFVPANTDIKLTAASGLHVYRAGVSSRFFGPL; translated from the exons ATGGCAATCAACGGttcggcggcggcggcggaggatCGTGGAGGAGTCCGGAGGCTCAGGTGCTCCGTCAAGAACTACGATTGGGGATTGCTCGGCGGCGAATCGCGCGTCGCCAGGCTCTTCTCGCTGAACTCGGGGCTTGGCGTTGACGACGAGAAGCCCTACGCGGAGTTCTGGATGGGAACTCATGATTCGGGGCCCTCGTTCGTGGTGGAAGGCGGCGAGAGCGGAGAGTCGACTGGGAATTTGAGTTTGAAGGAGTGGATTGCGAAAAACCCTCACGTGCTTGGTGATGAGGTGGTTCGCGAGTGGGGGACTGATCTTCCTTTCTTGTTCAAG GTGCTTTCAGTGGCGAAGGCATTGTCGATACAGGCTCACCCTGACAAGGAATTAGCGGCAGTTCTGCATAAACGGAGGCCTGATGCTTTCAAGGATGCTAATCACAAGCCTGAAATGGCTTTGGCACTCACGGAGTTTGAGGCCCTTTGTGGGTTTGTCAGTCTCGAG GAGCTAAAGGATGTTTTCCAAAATGTTCCTGAGATTGCTGAAGTGGTTGGTACTGCATATTCTGAGAAAGTGTTGGCTGTTAATAAACAAGATGGGGAGGAGAATGTAGTGGAAGCTCTGAAGTCAATATTCACAGAACTCATGTCTGCTAGCAAGGATATGATTTCTAAAGCCCTGTCCAAATTGAAAAATCGGCTCACTGTGGCTAGTGAG GGGAGGCAGTTGACAGATAAAGAACAGCTAGTACTGCGGCTAGAAAAGCAGTATCCGGGTGACGTCGGTGTCCTAGCGGCATTCCTCTTTAACCACGTGACGCTTAAACCGGGAGAAGCTTTGTATGTAGGGGCAAATGAACTCCACGCTTATTTATGTGGGGAGTGTATAGAATGCATGGCAACTTCAGACAACGTAGTACGTGCCGGCCTTACTCCAAAGGAACGGGATGTTGAAGTTCTTTGTTCCATGCTCACATACAAACAG GGCTTCCCTGAAATTGTGCAAGGAGTTGCTCTAAATCCACATACCAGAAGGTACCTTCCTCCTTTCAATGAATTTGAAGTTGACTGGTGCGTTCTTCCAGAGGGGGCATCAGCAGTTTTTCGTCCAGCCCCCGGCCCCTCGATTTTTGTAGTCGTGGAGGGAGATGGAAGAATGCATGCAAAATCCTTTGAAGACGACGTGGTAAGGGAAGGTGATGTTCTGTTCGTGCCTGCAAATACCGATATAAAATTGACAGCAGCGTCTGGATTACATGTATACAGAGCAGGAGTGAGCAGCAGGTTCTTTGGGCCTCTTTAG